The Sediminispirochaeta smaragdinae DSM 11293 genome has a segment encoding these proteins:
- a CDS encoding LacI family DNA-binding transcriptional regulator, which yields MAKETKKITYSEIARRSGISIATISRVMNNSSNVKDETRKAVIDAMKELGYDTSALEVLPSKNNNLILFNIPSMDNPFYSPIIQGAKAAALRNGYNMLLNADPIDEPSINDFLSLLKKTDAAGVIATNCMPRSALLKLNNTIPLVQCCECIPSLDIPFVTIDDVTAAKNAVEYLISLGRKRIAFINGPLQYKYAQDRLKGYLAALDEANFERDSSLILQLQEISYDMAVSAAFQLLNTSNRPDAFFTSSDVYAAAVINAGRKSGLSVPQDIAVVGFDNIDLSFMCTPSITTVNQPKFQLGFHSCEMLIKRICNEQLPISSMYLNTELIIRETTQKV from the coding sequence TATTGCGACCATCTCCCGGGTAATGAATAACTCCTCAAACGTAAAGGACGAAACCAGAAAAGCCGTGATCGATGCAATGAAAGAACTCGGCTATGATACTTCGGCCCTTGAGGTACTTCCCTCAAAGAACAATAATCTGATCCTTTTCAATATTCCCTCAATGGACAATCCGTTTTACAGCCCCATCATCCAGGGAGCAAAAGCCGCAGCCCTTAGAAACGGCTACAATATGCTGCTTAATGCTGATCCGATCGACGAGCCTTCGATAAATGACTTTCTTTCTCTTCTAAAAAAAACCGATGCGGCAGGGGTCATCGCTACGAACTGCATGCCCCGTTCCGCCCTGCTTAAACTAAACAACACCATTCCTTTGGTTCAATGCTGTGAATGTATTCCATCCCTTGATATCCCCTTTGTTACGATCGATGATGTAACTGCCGCCAAAAATGCTGTGGAATACCTCATTTCTCTTGGAAGAAAACGTATTGCTTTTATCAATGGTCCCCTTCAGTATAAATACGCTCAGGACCGCCTAAAAGGATATCTGGCGGCCCTTGATGAAGCAAACTTCGAACGGGATTCCAGCCTTATTCTTCAATTACAGGAAATTAGTTATGACATGGCTGTCTCTGCAGCTTTCCAGTTGCTCAACACCTCGAACCGTCCCGATGCCTTTTTTACCAGCAGCGACGTCTATGCCGCGGCCGTGATCAATGCAGGGAGGAAATCCGGTCTGTCGGTCCCTCAGGACATTGCCGTGGTTGGTTTTGATAATATCGACCTTTCCTTCATGTGCACTCCCTCCATCACCACGGTTAATCAGCCTAAATTCCAACTGGGATTTCACAGTTGCGAAATGCTGATAAAACGGATATGCAACGAGCAGCTTCCTATCAGTAGCATGTATTTGAATACCGAACTCATCATCAGGGAAACCACGCAAAAGGTGTGA
- a CDS encoding AbrB/MazE/SpoVT family DNA-binding domain-containing protein codes for MLVSVVPIGNSKGIRIPKSILQQLHIEEKVELEVHNKELLIRPIQRKPREGWSEKFMEMNNEGDDTLLIENVDEQDDFTWEW; via the coding sequence ATGTTAGTTTCAGTTGTTCCTATAGGAAATTCAAAAGGCATACGGATTCCAAAGAGTATTTTACAACAGCTGCATATTGAGGAGAAAGTAGAGCTGGAAGTCCATAATAAAGAACTACTGATTAGACCAATTCAAAGAAAACCAAGAGAAGGTTGGTCGGAAAAGTTTATGGAGATGAACAATGAGGGAGATGATACCTTACTCATAGAGAATGTAGATGAGCAGGATGATTTTACATGGGAGTGGTAA
- a CDS encoding type II toxin-antitoxin system VapC family toxin — protein MKSTLIDAGPIIALFNKNDTYHKKIKDFMKEYKGILLSTWPVVTEVSHMLDFSVQTQIDFLTWVNIGGIILEDIDNKDISRISELSRKYSDVPMDVADASLVVLSEKKNIKEIITIDSDYYIYRTVKKEMIKNIFHYTVL, from the coding sequence ATGAAAAGTACTCTCATTGATGCAGGCCCAATCATTGCCCTATTTAATAAAAATGATACATATCATAAAAAAATCAAAGATTTCATGAAAGAATATAAAGGCATATTATTGAGCACCTGGCCAGTAGTAACAGAAGTCTCACATATGCTTGATTTTAGTGTTCAAACACAAATAGATTTCTTAACGTGGGTCAATATAGGCGGAATTATATTAGAAGATATAGATAATAAAGACATTTCAAGAATAAGTGAATTGTCAAGAAAATATTCAGATGTTCCAATGGATGTGGCAGATGCCTCTTTAGTAGTATTATCAGAAAAAAAGAATATAAAGGAAATAATCACAATAGACTCAGACTATTATATCTATAGAACTGTAAAGAAAGAAATGATAAAGAACATTTTTCATTATACAGTTTTATAA
- a CDS encoding type II toxin-antitoxin system PemK/MazF family toxin translates to MGVVIAQYEVYLINLAPAVGHEIKKTRPCLIISPNEMNESIPTIIVAPMTTKSHPFPTRVPIVFEKKNGWIVLDQIRTVDRKRLIKRIGKINKKEIVLVKNILQEMLVD, encoded by the coding sequence ATGGGAGTGGTAATAGCCCAATATGAAGTATATTTGATAAATTTGGCCCCTGCAGTAGGACATGAAATAAAAAAAACAAGGCCTTGTTTGATAATTTCTCCCAATGAGATGAATGAATCAATCCCGACAATCATAGTAGCCCCTATGACAACAAAATCGCATCCCTTTCCGACGCGTGTTCCCATTGTATTTGAAAAGAAAAATGGTTGGATAGTATTAGATCAGATAAGAACTGTTGATAGGAAAAGACTAATTAAGAGAATTGGTAAGATCAATAAAAAAGAAATAGTACTTGTAAAAAATATACTGCAAGAGATGTTAGTAGATTAA